In the genome of Vespa crabro chromosome 17, iyVesCrab1.2, whole genome shotgun sequence, one region contains:
- the LOC124430056 gene encoding protein pigeon isoform X2, with translation MILNIVQATINQSRTLLGYVTKQNSSIEKAVESIEENSSKVEESIVNVETYQAYLMKLDIDKLYNLEIERSKQVRIQFLYREKLQTTSDKFLLLLHQECVMIYTIIFDASVDALWEIKELKHEELVKEFVWAQWDMTNQVLYHIHHRRIPTSLVSEDNDENNIKLSRSNPTLSGLQFHDDLPHETVLNIPLNLPQLSTTSNCGTYEDDVIPLRVHDCSLDLIVVSDSKGMVCVCHHYLYRPMKTQHVLNSLTESNTVHFAYSVTLLHHSCVIHCVIPGIPWSRAKLIRPTFAIYKNHYMIVFVQGLLIHLLEIGLNHDPCCHILCGSSTPVVSHGSYLVPLLDLQNTEEGNHKKQETSGLHHNITENKIGYLDGSSIFSNSDSKILTIDLPTLDLVELSISTDFLIDIFRKETSVEVRLGILHYFICHKNDMEIIADLVSIVAEKPRLLEIVRYMQEILIGGSYALVQKNLLADAMPLLTLLPVTTMEEYTSFEIKVNDLNITLSHEKLWNTSVMLLSPQQRLVPYHSDLWTRLWEQLNKNIQDKPRFQPSKIAEKLLVSLACYQPEALSRCSTPMSPSGGFVIATVALGDLLGNRSNKLLDSSLPFTESESCTASKQEHIVSVNLRELSMYLLKNGTQSSTSHIQGSCTALQVHAMATRYVAAQLETSRILCHMLCRAANVDLRIEQERGFMLIDQLDNGKRWLLFMLLERYRYALENIAFPAPQGFTSFFTYLGYKTLSYSMFLQYVQRAVFELQVDVTKIIMADISDTKENIIKKLALLSLLPRSRAKRLLNQWLHPVSFMLRAREHAANILSGEVAQNRGRSFQHRNHHNGLAAFPSADRLSPLDTFLDLLTAKASLAELDFGLLMEATVTSTEDFL, from the exons atgatattgAATATTGTTCAAGCTACAATAAATCAAAGCCGTACGTTACTTGGCTATGTGACAAAGCAAAATTCTTCTATTGAAAAAGCTGTCGAATCTATTGAAGAAAATAGCTCTAAAGTAGAAGAGTCAATTGTGAATGTAGAAACTTATCAAGCATATCTAATGAAACTTGACATAGATAAACTCTATAATTTAGAAATTGAAAGGTCTAAGCAAGTGCGTATTCAGTTCTTATATAGGGAAAAACTCCAAACTACAtctgataaatttttattattacttcatcaagaat gTGTCATGATATATACTATCATATTTGATGCATCAGTGGATGCTTTgtgggaaataaaagaattaaaacacGAAGAATTAGTAAAAGAATTTGTTTGGGCACAATGGGATATGACAAATCAAGTCTTATATCATATTCATCACAGACGAATTCCTACGAGTTTAGTGAGCGaagataacgatgaaaataatatcaaattgtCTCGTTCAAATCCGACACTTAGTGGACTTCAATTTCATGATGATCTTCCACATGAAACAGtg TTAAATATTCCTTTAAACTTACCTCAATTATCAACTACTTCTAATTGTGGAACTTATGAAGATGATGTTATACCTTTGAGAGTTCATGATTGTTCTTTAGATCTTATTGTGGTATCAGATTCTAAAGGAATGGTCTGTGTTTGTCATCATTACCTATATAGACCAATGAAAACACAACATGTACTTAATTCTTTAACTGAATCAAATACTGTACACTTTGCATATTCAGTTACGCTTCTTCATCATAGTTGTGTCATTCATTGTGTTATACCAGGCATACCATGGTCACGTGCTAAGCTTATAAGACCAACCTttgcaatatataaaaatcattatatgaTTGTATTCGTGCAAGGTTTACTTATACATCTTCTTGAAATAGGACTGAATCATGATCCCTGTTGCCACATTTTATGTGGTTCTTCAACACCTGTTGTATCACATGGTTCTTATTTAGTTCCATTACTTGATTTACAAAATACGGAAGAAGGAAATCATAAAAAGCAAGAAACATCTGGTCTTCATCATAATATTACAGAGAATAAGATTGGCTACTTAGATGGAAGcagtattttttcaaattctgaCTCCAAAATATTAACTATTGATTTACCCACACTAGATCTTGTAGAATTATCCATTTCTACTGATTTccttatcgatatttttcgaaaagaaactTCTGTCGAAGTACGCTTGGGAATTTTGCATTACTTCATTTGTCATAAAAATGATATGGAAATTATTGCGGATTTAGTATCCATTGTAGCAGAGAAACCTCGACTTTTGGAGATCGTACGATATATGCAAGAAATTCTTATTGGCGGATCATACGCTTTGGTACAAAAGAATTTACTTGCAGATGCTATGCccttattaacattattgccTGTTACAACGATGGAAGAGTACACGAGttttgaaataaaagttaatgatctaaatataacattaagtCATGAAAAATTATGGAATACATCTGTTATGTTACTTTCACCACAACAAAGATTAGTTCCTTATCATAGCGATTTGTGGACTAGACTTTGggaacaattaaataaaaatattcaagataAGCCAAGATTTCAGCCAAGTAAAATTGCGGAAAAATTATTGGTCTCATTGGCATGTTATCAACCAGAGGCATTATCCAGATGTAGTACTCCTATGTCTCCAAGTGGAgg ATTTGTTATAGCTACAGTTGCTCTTGGAGATTTATTGGGTAATCGTAGCAACAAGTTGTTGGACTCTAGTTTACCATTCACAGAAAGTGAAAGTTGCACTGCTTCGAAACAAGAACATATAGTTTCAGTTAATTTACGCGAGCTTTCGATGTATCTTTTGAAGAATGGTACACAATCATCGACATCTCATATTCAAGGTTCATGTACAGCTTTACAAGTTCATGCAATGGCTACGAGATACGTAGCTGCACAATTAGAAACATCACGTATTTTATGTCACATGCTTTGTCGGGCTGCTAACGTTGACTTACGAATTGAACAAGAACGTGGTTTTATGCTTAT TGATCAATTGGATAATGGAAAACGATGGTTATTGTTCATGCTTTTAGAACGTTACAGATATGCATTAGAAAATATAGCGTTTCCTGCTCCTCAAGGATTTACGTCGTTTTTTACTTATCTTGGGTATAAAACTTTAAGTTATTCTATGTTTTTACAATATGTTCAGAGAGCAGTATTTGAGTTACAAGTAGATGTTACAAAAATTATCATGGCAG ATATAAgtgatacaaaagaaaatattattaaaaaattggcTTTACTATCTTTGCTGCCACGATCTCGAGCCAAAAGACTTTTAAATCAATGGTTACATCCAGTTAGCTTTATGCTAAGAGCTCGGGAACATGCAGCTAATATTTTATCAGGCGAAGTAGCTCAAAATCGTGGTAGATCTTTCCAGCACCGTAATCATCATAATG GTTTAGCAGCATTTCCTTCTGCGGATCGTTTATCGCCTCTAGATACATTTCTTGATCTACTCACTGCaaaag cTAGTCTTGCTGAATTAGATTTCGGTTTGCTTATGGAAGCAACTGTAACATCCACAGAAGATTTTTTATAA
- the LOC124430056 gene encoding protein pigeon isoform X1 has protein sequence MIGNLAAKLRLLLPDKTVTAEQWKLLGQEKDGSLLICWLEEKLLEDGTILQYTVIGHYDRIKNKLEILHRFQMILNIVQATINQSRTLLGYVTKQNSSIEKAVESIEENSSKVEESIVNVETYQAYLMKLDIDKLYNLEIERSKQVRIQFLYREKLQTTSDKFLLLLHQECVMIYTIIFDASVDALWEIKELKHEELVKEFVWAQWDMTNQVLYHIHHRRIPTSLVSEDNDENNIKLSRSNPTLSGLQFHDDLPHETVLNIPLNLPQLSTTSNCGTYEDDVIPLRVHDCSLDLIVVSDSKGMVCVCHHYLYRPMKTQHVLNSLTESNTVHFAYSVTLLHHSCVIHCVIPGIPWSRAKLIRPTFAIYKNHYMIVFVQGLLIHLLEIGLNHDPCCHILCGSSTPVVSHGSYLVPLLDLQNTEEGNHKKQETSGLHHNITENKIGYLDGSSIFSNSDSKILTIDLPTLDLVELSISTDFLIDIFRKETSVEVRLGILHYFICHKNDMEIIADLVSIVAEKPRLLEIVRYMQEILIGGSYALVQKNLLADAMPLLTLLPVTTMEEYTSFEIKVNDLNITLSHEKLWNTSVMLLSPQQRLVPYHSDLWTRLWEQLNKNIQDKPRFQPSKIAEKLLVSLACYQPEALSRCSTPMSPSGGFVIATVALGDLLGNRSNKLLDSSLPFTESESCTASKQEHIVSVNLRELSMYLLKNGTQSSTSHIQGSCTALQVHAMATRYVAAQLETSRILCHMLCRAANVDLRIEQERGFMLIDQLDNGKRWLLFMLLERYRYALENIAFPAPQGFTSFFTYLGYKTLSYSMFLQYVQRAVFELQVDVTKIIMADISDTKENIIKKLALLSLLPRSRAKRLLNQWLHPVSFMLRAREHAANILSGEVAQNRGRSFQHRNHHNGLAAFPSADRLSPLDTFLDLLTAKASLAELDFGLLMEATVTSTEDFL, from the exons ATGATAGGAAATCTTGCTGCCAAGCTACGATTACTTTTGCCAGATAAAACTGTCAcag CTGAACAATGGAAACTTTTGGGTCAAGAAAAAGATGGATCTCTTCTTATATGTTGGTTGGAAGAAAAGTTATTAGAAGACGGCACAATTTTGCAATATACTGTTATAGGCCATTACGAccggattaaaaataaattggag ATCCTACatcgttttcaaatgatattgAATATTGTTCAAGCTACAATAAATCAAAGCCGTACGTTACTTGGCTATGTGACAAAGCAAAATTCTTCTATTGAAAAAGCTGTCGAATCTATTGAAGAAAATAGCTCTAAAGTAGAAGAGTCAATTGTGAATGTAGAAACTTATCAAGCATATCTAATGAAACTTGACATAGATAAACTCTATAATTTAGAAATTGAAAGGTCTAAGCAAGTGCGTATTCAGTTCTTATATAGGGAAAAACTCCAAACTACAtctgataaatttttattattacttcatcaagaat gTGTCATGATATATACTATCATATTTGATGCATCAGTGGATGCTTTgtgggaaataaaagaattaaaacacGAAGAATTAGTAAAAGAATTTGTTTGGGCACAATGGGATATGACAAATCAAGTCTTATATCATATTCATCACAGACGAATTCCTACGAGTTTAGTGAGCGaagataacgatgaaaataatatcaaattgtCTCGTTCAAATCCGACACTTAGTGGACTTCAATTTCATGATGATCTTCCACATGAAACAGtg TTAAATATTCCTTTAAACTTACCTCAATTATCAACTACTTCTAATTGTGGAACTTATGAAGATGATGTTATACCTTTGAGAGTTCATGATTGTTCTTTAGATCTTATTGTGGTATCAGATTCTAAAGGAATGGTCTGTGTTTGTCATCATTACCTATATAGACCAATGAAAACACAACATGTACTTAATTCTTTAACTGAATCAAATACTGTACACTTTGCATATTCAGTTACGCTTCTTCATCATAGTTGTGTCATTCATTGTGTTATACCAGGCATACCATGGTCACGTGCTAAGCTTATAAGACCAACCTttgcaatatataaaaatcattatatgaTTGTATTCGTGCAAGGTTTACTTATACATCTTCTTGAAATAGGACTGAATCATGATCCCTGTTGCCACATTTTATGTGGTTCTTCAACACCTGTTGTATCACATGGTTCTTATTTAGTTCCATTACTTGATTTACAAAATACGGAAGAAGGAAATCATAAAAAGCAAGAAACATCTGGTCTTCATCATAATATTACAGAGAATAAGATTGGCTACTTAGATGGAAGcagtattttttcaaattctgaCTCCAAAATATTAACTATTGATTTACCCACACTAGATCTTGTAGAATTATCCATTTCTACTGATTTccttatcgatatttttcgaaaagaaactTCTGTCGAAGTACGCTTGGGAATTTTGCATTACTTCATTTGTCATAAAAATGATATGGAAATTATTGCGGATTTAGTATCCATTGTAGCAGAGAAACCTCGACTTTTGGAGATCGTACGATATATGCAAGAAATTCTTATTGGCGGATCATACGCTTTGGTACAAAAGAATTTACTTGCAGATGCTATGCccttattaacattattgccTGTTACAACGATGGAAGAGTACACGAGttttgaaataaaagttaatgatctaaatataacattaagtCATGAAAAATTATGGAATACATCTGTTATGTTACTTTCACCACAACAAAGATTAGTTCCTTATCATAGCGATTTGTGGACTAGACTTTGggaacaattaaataaaaatattcaagataAGCCAAGATTTCAGCCAAGTAAAATTGCGGAAAAATTATTGGTCTCATTGGCATGTTATCAACCAGAGGCATTATCCAGATGTAGTACTCCTATGTCTCCAAGTGGAgg ATTTGTTATAGCTACAGTTGCTCTTGGAGATTTATTGGGTAATCGTAGCAACAAGTTGTTGGACTCTAGTTTACCATTCACAGAAAGTGAAAGTTGCACTGCTTCGAAACAAGAACATATAGTTTCAGTTAATTTACGCGAGCTTTCGATGTATCTTTTGAAGAATGGTACACAATCATCGACATCTCATATTCAAGGTTCATGTACAGCTTTACAAGTTCATGCAATGGCTACGAGATACGTAGCTGCACAATTAGAAACATCACGTATTTTATGTCACATGCTTTGTCGGGCTGCTAACGTTGACTTACGAATTGAACAAGAACGTGGTTTTATGCTTAT TGATCAATTGGATAATGGAAAACGATGGTTATTGTTCATGCTTTTAGAACGTTACAGATATGCATTAGAAAATATAGCGTTTCCTGCTCCTCAAGGATTTACGTCGTTTTTTACTTATCTTGGGTATAAAACTTTAAGTTATTCTATGTTTTTACAATATGTTCAGAGAGCAGTATTTGAGTTACAAGTAGATGTTACAAAAATTATCATGGCAG ATATAAgtgatacaaaagaaaatattattaaaaaattggcTTTACTATCTTTGCTGCCACGATCTCGAGCCAAAAGACTTTTAAATCAATGGTTACATCCAGTTAGCTTTATGCTAAGAGCTCGGGAACATGCAGCTAATATTTTATCAGGCGAAGTAGCTCAAAATCGTGGTAGATCTTTCCAGCACCGTAATCATCATAATG GTTTAGCAGCATTTCCTTCTGCGGATCGTTTATCGCCTCTAGATACATTTCTTGATCTACTCACTGCaaaag cTAGTCTTGCTGAATTAGATTTCGGTTTGCTTATGGAAGCAACTGTAACATCCACAGAAGATTTTTTATAA
- the LOC124430057 gene encoding zinc finger MIZ domain-containing protein 1 codes for MVAAATATATATASVVAMQDRQDIPAQFNQMQSQHGIPHQTYNTGYAQRGPMAGMGPVGMSNFNGMGTMSPMHSMNSMNSMNSMSGMNTMNPMTMGGMNGMNGMNGMNGINGMSGMNGMNGMNPMSSMSNMGNMGMNNMMGPNNIQMNKMQAQPLQGYPRRLAPYPNPAIHMAQKRQQGPYANPNPAAMQPGFNNMPTTQYPNNYPATARPNFQPQYQPMQGMNPAAAGFGPNSMIRGTNMRQTTPSYNTASQAAAGQYYNGNGVPVSMGPTTVGNQFVGHQQNAAYGGGQSSYGAAAAAAAAATSQYQQDVASMRTTGAANLNYQHSPIPGNPTPPLTPATSIPPYISPNPDIKPNFNEIKSPVNIQKDDELRLTFPVRDGIILPPFRLEHNLAVSNHVFQLKSTVHQTLMWRSDLELQLKCFHHEDRQMNTNWPASVQVSVNATPLVIDRGENKTSHKPLYLKDVCQPGRNTIQITVSACCCSHLFVLQLVHRPSVRSVLQGLLRKRLLTAEHCITKIKRNFNNTISSNGIQSEKDVVEQTALKVSLKCPITFKRITLPARGHDCKHIQCFDLESYLQLNCERGSWRCPVCTKPAQLEGLEVDQYMWGILNTLNTAEVEEVTIDSAANWKPAKNLANIKSEEENDCKRMTKAMSPGSMNMPTMNNWDMNQAMSPYIPPDMSSIVSGSMMNNTSSTYANNNINHRNSSGGSFDINPGTNNSTNNDYSSGTGPLTHLNESVNSLDPLNAMEKSLNDQMPHTPHTPHTPHTPHTPGGGNSGPPSVPPASQESTGNHNTSGNTSTNINTDTADIPSDLNFDPAAVIDGEGTGQEALNLLPDNVVDPMELLSYLDPPDLNTPPSSGASSGNPSSSDDILALFE; via the exons ATGGTGGCAGCTGCCACCGCTACGGCCACCGCCACTGCCAGCGTGGTGGCCATGCAGGACCGCCAAGATATCCCCGCACAATTTAATCAG ATGCAAAGCCAACATGGGATACCCCATCAAACGTACAACACAGGGTACGCCCAAAGAGGACCAATGGCAGGAATGGGGCCAGTTGGGATGAGCAACTTTAACGGCATGGGCACTATGAGCCCAATGCATTCTATGAATTCCATGAATTCGATGAACAGTATGAGTGGGATGAACACGATGAATCCTATGACAATGGGAGGTATGAACGGCATGAATGGCATGAACGGCATGAACGGCATTAATGGTATGAGCGGTATGAACGGTATGAACGGTATGAATCCCATGAGCTCCATGAGTAACATGGGTAACATGGGAATGAACAACATGATGGGACCTAACAACATACAGATGAATAAGATGCAG GCGCAGCCTCTTCAAGGATATCCAAGAAGATTAGCACCATATCCTAATCCAGCCATACATATGGCGCAAAAGAGACAGCAGGGACCTTATGCTAATCCTAATCCTGCGGCGATGCAGCCAGGTTTTAACAATATGCCAACGACACAATATCCAAATAATTATCCAGCTACGGCAAGACCAAACTTCCAACCTCAGTATCAACCGATGCAAGGCATGAATCCCGCCGCGGCTGGTTTTGGACCTAATTCTATGATACGTG GGACGAACATGAGGCAAACAACGCCATCGTATAATACGGCGTCGCAAGCAGCAGCAGGCCAATATTATAATGGCAATGGTGTACCAGTTAGTATGGGACCCACCACAGTAGGGAACCAATTCGTCGGTCATCAACAAAATGCAGCTTATGGTGGTGGACAATCTTCGTACGgagctgctgctgctgctgctgctgcggcCACAAGTCAATACCAACAGGATGTGGCGTCGATGAGAACGACAGGGGCAGCGAACCTGAATTATCAACATAGTCCTATACCTGGTAATCCAACTCCTCCATTAACGCCAGCGACTAGTATACCACCTTACATCAGTCCAAATCCGGACATTAAACCAAATTTCAACGAAATCAAATCGCCTGTCAATATACAAA AAGACGATGAATTAAGATTAACATTCCCCGTGAGAGACGGTATTATTCTTCCACCCTTCCGCTTAGAACATAATTTGGCTGTAAGCAACCATGTTTTTCAACTGAAATCTACGGTTCATCAAACGTTAATGTGGCGATCCGACTTGGAGCTACAGCTTAAATGTTTCCATCATGAAGATAGACAGATGAATACAAATTGGCCTGCAAGTGTTCAGGTTTCTGTCAATGCAACGCCCCTCGTTATTGATCGTGGCGAAAACAAGACATCCCACAAGCCTCTTTATCTAAAGGACGTGTGCCAACCGGGAAGAAATACTATACAGATTACAGTATCCGCATGCTGTTGT TCACATCTATTTGTTCTTCAATTAGTCCATCGACCAAGTGTACGTAGCGTTCTGCAAGGTTTATTACGCAAGAGATTACTTactgcagaacattgcataacgaaaatcaaaagaaattttaataatacaatttcgaGTAACGGCATCCAATCCGAGAAAGATGTCGTGGAACAAACAGCACTTAAG GTATCTTTAAAATGTCCTATAACTTTCAAACGTATTACACTGCCAGCGAGGGGACACGATTGCAAACATATACAATGTTTCGACTTAGAGTCTTATCTGCAATTAAATTGCGAACGGGGTTCATGGAGGTGTCCTGTGTGCAC aaAACCAGCTCAATTAGAGGGTTTAGAGGTCGATCAATATATGTGGGGAATTCTGAATACTCTGAATACCgcagaagtagaagaagtaacGATAGACTCTGCGGCGAATTGGAAACCTGCTAAGAATTTAGCCAACATTAAGTCAGAAGAGGAAAATGATTGTAAAAGAATGACGAAAGCTATGTCACCTGGAAGTATGAATATGCCCACAATGAATAATTGGGACATGAATCAAGCTATGAGCCCCTATATACCACCGGACATGAGTAGCATAGTTAGCGGCTCGATGATGAACAACACGTCGTCCACTTacgcgaataataatatcaatcacCGAAATTCATCTGGTGGATCGTTCGATATAAATCCTGGAACGAATAACTCAaccaataacgattatagcagCGGAACGGGACCTCTTACTCATTTGAACGAATCAGTGAATTCCTTGGATCCCCTTAATGCTAtggaaaaatcattaaatgatCAG ATGCCGCACACACCACACACACCTCATACGCCTCACACACCCCACACACCTGGTGGTGGTAATAGTGGTCCACCAAGTGTTCCTCCTGCATCTCAGGAATCTACAGGAAACCATAATACGTCTGGTAATACgagtacaaatataaatactgATACCGCGGACATACCATCAGACTTAAATTTCGATCCAGCTGCGGTTATAGATGGCGAGGGTACTGGTCAAGAAGCATTGAAT ctctTGCCAGACAATGTCGTAGATCCAATGGAACTGCTCTCATATTTAGATCCGCCTGATCTAAATACTCCACCTAGTAGTGGAGCAAGCAGTGGAAATCCCTCATCGAGCGACGACATATTGGCACTTTTCGAATAA